A genomic stretch from Amycolatopsis sp. 195334CR includes:
- a CDS encoding MerR family DNA-binding transcriptional regulator, protein MLTIGELAAYAGVTVRAVRHYHAKGLLAEPERDHSGYRRYGAGAAVELIKIRTLADAGIPLARVRELLDADPGEFAVAVADIDRRLEEEIEERKRHRERIARLTAGDHLVLPPEVVDLLDRLRALGVDERIVGVERDGWIPLAAHSPNRIPEWAARKRAQLGDLVDFYLILGQALDGDESQLPGLADQLAAHLTRLGEAYVDDTDLPPPFAELMDALAFDAAPPARRLIALLRERGWTGWTKVERVT, encoded by the coding sequence GTGTTGACCATCGGCGAGCTGGCGGCGTACGCGGGGGTGACGGTGCGCGCGGTCCGGCACTACCACGCGAAGGGGCTGCTGGCGGAGCCGGAACGCGACCACTCCGGCTACCGGCGGTACGGCGCCGGGGCGGCGGTCGAGCTGATCAAGATTCGGACCCTCGCCGACGCCGGGATCCCGCTGGCGCGCGTGCGGGAACTGCTCGACGCCGATCCCGGCGAGTTCGCCGTCGCGGTCGCCGACATCGACCGACGGCTCGAGGAGGAGATCGAGGAACGGAAGCGGCACCGCGAGCGGATCGCCCGGCTCACCGCCGGTGACCACCTGGTCCTGCCGCCGGAGGTGGTCGACCTGCTCGACCGGCTGCGGGCACTCGGCGTCGACGAGCGCATCGTCGGCGTCGAACGGGACGGCTGGATCCCGCTGGCCGCGCACTCGCCGAACCGGATCCCGGAGTGGGCGGCGCGCAAACGCGCCCAGCTCGGTGACCTCGTGGACTTCTACCTGATCCTGGGCCAGGCCCTCGATGGTGACGAGTCGCAGCTGCCGGGTCTGGCCGACCAGCTGGCCGCCCACCTCACACGGCTGGGCGAGGCCTACGTCGACGACACCGATCTGCCGCCGCCGTTCGCGGAACTGATGGACGCACTGGCTTTCGACGCCGCTCCACCGGCGCGCCGCCTGATCGCGTTGCTGCGCGAACGCGGCTGGACCGGCTGGACCAAGGTCGAACGCGTCACCTGA